A genome region from Psychrobacter jeotgali includes the following:
- a CDS encoding efflux RND transporter permease subunit — protein MNLNVSTYSIKNPLVAILLFVLLTLGGIYGFMQMKVQQFPDIDLPAVVVTVTLPGAAPSQLENDVAKKIENRLTSIEGIKHIRTTLQTGAATMVTEFVLEKDIQEAVDDVRSAVGEVRGDLPAAANDPIITKVSTAGFPVVTYSVSADNMSVEDLSWFVDDTITKRLSDIQGVGSISRIGGLEREIIVAADPILLSGLQLSIVQLSQQLAGIQQDTSGGEAEVGNTTQTIRVLGAVERARELNDLQIAVPTGGTQALGRMAQVTDGAADPTSMAKLDGKPVVAFNITRSRGASEVEVMERTDAALAQLSADMGNITIEKAYDRATPIAEDYKASLRMLIEGGILAVIVVFLFLRNIRATIVAAVALPLSVIPTFLGMYLFGFSLNIISLLALSLVIGVLVDDAIVEVENIIRHLRMGKTPYEAAMEAAEEIGLAVVATTFTLIAVFLPTAFMGGIVGQFFRQFGWTAAMSIFVSLMVARLVTPMMAAYVLRPEKRQVEKQSALMTWYLKIVSWTLHHRWITIGATIVLFVASLGLVKFLPTSFIPDNDIDQTRVGIELTPEVELQETERIAALARQRILDLPGVTHVFTAVGEAQEAMGPNSGSNSGAENIASLDIVLAPRAERHSKKEIEQKISALLSEVPSARFTVGLSSGGETGYSFSLTSTNPQVLEQTVQQVMADIRSLSIAGSVTSDRSLPRQELTVTPDRLAMADKGVTTQDVADTLRIATVGDYEQRLSKLNLDTRQVPIVVRVPDVAKQNVNQLEGLYVPSARPAGQGVRVGEVAELNFATGPAQINRLDRERSITITVQPAEGELGELVQAVKAVPSMQQLPTSITLIEQGQAENMAELFSGFVIAMSVGIICILGVLILLFGRILQPFTILMALPLSIGGAFVGLVITNSSLSMPSMIGFIMLMGIATKNSILLVDYALIAQRRGLVRFEAILDACRKRARPIIMTTIAMGAGMLPLVFGWGEADPTFRRPMAAAVLGGLVTSTLLSLVVIPVVYTFMDDVSGWFAKWLIPHGKDNASPAAEKP, from the coding sequence ATGAATCTGAACGTCTCTACTTATTCGATCAAAAACCCTTTAGTCGCCATTTTGCTATTTGTATTGCTCACTTTGGGCGGTATCTATGGCTTTATGCAAATGAAGGTGCAGCAGTTTCCGGACATCGATTTGCCTGCGGTAGTGGTCACGGTTACGCTGCCGGGAGCGGCACCCTCACAGCTTGAAAATGATGTCGCCAAAAAGATTGAAAATAGGCTGACCAGTATAGAAGGTATCAAGCATATACGCACGACCTTACAAACGGGCGCCGCCACTATGGTGACTGAATTTGTCCTAGAAAAGGACATTCAAGAGGCGGTTGACGATGTGCGCTCAGCGGTTGGGGAGGTTCGTGGCGACCTACCTGCTGCGGCCAACGATCCTATTATTACTAAGGTGTCAACCGCAGGTTTTCCAGTAGTAACTTACTCCGTCAGCGCGGACAATATGAGCGTTGAAGATCTATCATGGTTCGTTGATGACACCATTACCAAGCGCTTATCCGATATTCAAGGGGTAGGCTCAATCAGCCGTATCGGTGGCCTTGAACGTGAAATTATCGTTGCTGCTGACCCCATTTTATTAAGTGGTTTGCAGCTCTCTATTGTGCAGTTATCACAGCAGCTCGCCGGTATTCAGCAAGATACTTCAGGTGGTGAAGCTGAAGTTGGTAATACTACCCAAACTATTCGAGTATTGGGTGCAGTAGAGCGTGCCCGTGAGCTTAATGACTTGCAGATCGCGGTGCCTACAGGTGGCACCCAAGCACTTGGACGGATGGCGCAAGTGACGGATGGCGCTGCGGATCCCACTTCTATGGCTAAGCTAGATGGGAAACCGGTTGTCGCCTTTAATATCACGCGCTCACGCGGCGCTAGTGAAGTTGAGGTGATGGAGCGCACGGATGCCGCCTTGGCACAATTAAGTGCCGATATGGGTAATATCACTATCGAAAAAGCCTATGATCGAGCGACGCCGATAGCGGAGGATTATAAAGCATCGCTACGCATGTTGATTGAAGGCGGTATTTTGGCAGTTATCGTGGTGTTTTTATTCCTACGAAACATTCGCGCTACTATCGTTGCGGCCGTGGCCCTACCTTTATCGGTGATACCGACATTCTTAGGAATGTATTTATTCGGTTTTAGTCTTAATATCATTTCTTTATTGGCTTTATCGTTGGTCATCGGGGTGCTGGTTGATGATGCTATCGTTGAGGTTGAAAATATCATTCGCCACCTACGCATGGGTAAAACCCCTTATGAAGCAGCGATGGAGGCGGCAGAAGAGATCGGGCTAGCCGTGGTTGCGACGACCTTTACCTTGATAGCGGTATTTTTACCAACAGCATTTATGGGCGGTATCGTTGGCCAGTTCTTCCGCCAATTTGGCTGGACGGCAGCGATGTCGATTTTTGTCTCGCTAATGGTAGCCCGTTTGGTCACGCCTATGATGGCCGCCTATGTGCTGCGTCCAGAGAAGCGGCAAGTTGAAAAGCAAAGCGCGCTGATGACTTGGTATCTAAAAATAGTGTCGTGGACGCTGCATCATCGCTGGATAACTATAGGCGCTACTATCGTTTTATTTGTGGCATCGCTTGGACTGGTCAAGTTTTTGCCAACCTCATTTATCCCTGATAATGATATCGATCAAACCCGAGTAGGTATCGAGCTGACGCCAGAGGTTGAGCTACAAGAAACTGAGCGTATAGCGGCGCTGGCACGCCAGCGTATATTAGACTTGCCAGGCGTCACCCATGTGTTTACCGCCGTAGGTGAAGCACAAGAGGCCATGGGACCTAACTCAGGTAGTAATAGTGGGGCGGAGAATATTGCCAGTCTGGATATTGTCCTTGCTCCGCGCGCCGAGCGCCACTCCAAAAAAGAGATTGAGCAAAAAATCAGTGCGCTGTTGTCTGAAGTCCCTAGCGCTCGCTTTACCGTAGGGTTATCTAGTGGCGGTGAGACCGGCTATAGCTTTTCATTGACCAGTACCAATCCGCAAGTACTTGAGCAGACCGTGCAACAAGTGATGGCCGATATTCGAAGTCTATCCATCGCAGGTTCGGTTACCAGTGATCGCAGCTTACCCCGTCAAGAATTGACCGTGACTCCTGACCGTCTGGCGATGGCGGATAAAGGCGTGACGACCCAAGATGTTGCCGACACCCTACGAATAGCGACAGTCGGTGATTACGAGCAGCGTTTATCAAAGCTCAATCTTGATACCCGCCAAGTTCCCATCGTGGTAAGAGTACCTGATGTCGCTAAACAAAACGTCAATCAATTAGAAGGCTTATATGTGCCTAGCGCGCGTCCAGCAGGACAAGGGGTGCGTGTGGGCGAAGTGGCAGAGCTGAATTTTGCTACTGGTCCTGCGCAGATTAATCGATTGGACCGTGAGCGCTCAATCACCATTACCGTGCAGCCTGCCGAAGGCGAGCTTGGCGAGCTGGTTCAAGCGGTCAAAGCGGTGCCTAGCATGCAGCAGCTACCGACTTCTATTACCCTGATTGAACAAGGACAAGCGGAGAATATGGCCGAGCTGTTTAGCGGCTTTGTCATTGCGATGTCGGTTGGTATTATCTGTATTTTAGGCGTTCTTATTCTATTATTTGGTCGTATATTACAGCCCTTTACCATTCTTATGGCGCTGCCATTATCGATAGGTGGGGCGTTTGTTGGGCTAGTCATTACGAACAGTAGCTTGTCGATGCCGTCGATGATTGGCTTTATTATGCTGATGGGAATTGCCACCAAGAACTCTATTTTGCTGGTGGATTATGCCTTGATTGCGCAGCGCCGCGGACTGGTGCGTTTTGAAGCTATTTTGGATGCTTGTCGTAAACGTGCCCGTCCGATTATTATGACCACTATTGCGATGGGTGCTGGCATGTTGCCGCTGGTCTTTGGTTGGGGGGAGGCGGATCCCACCTTTAGACGTCCGATGGCCGCGGCGGTATTGGGCGGGCTGGTAACCTCTACTTTATTGAGCTTGGTAGTGATTCCGGTGGTTTATACTTTTATGGATGATGTATCAGGGTGGTTTGCCAAATGGCTCATTCCGCACGGTAAAGATAACGCTAGCCCGGCTGCTGAAAAACCTTAA
- a CDS encoding ABC transporter permease: MISLAGRDILHAWGKFVFTGVGLGLLIGVTLVMAGVYRGMVDDGKALLDNSGADLWVVQKDTLGPYAESSSLNDDVYRSILSMPGVAQAANVTYLTTQVHKGNSDVRAMVVGIAPSASGATPGWPPYLVAGRQVTRGHYEAVADIATGFKQGDSLSIRRNNYTVVGLTRRMVSSSGDPMVFIPLKDAQEAQFLKNNDAIWQSRRRTEANPAFNRPGVPGLLDAVIASQSTNASVNAVLVTLKPGYAQNEVAESIQRWKRLTVYTRAQMEEILVGKLIATSAKQIGMFLVILAIVSAAIVAFIIYSLTMDKIREIAVLKLIGTRNRTIAAMIMQQALALGVIGFVVGKITATFAAPLFPKYVLLTPMDSVLGFFSVLVICVLASIIAIRMALKVDPAEAIG, from the coding sequence ATGATAAGCCTAGCAGGCCGCGATATTCTGCATGCTTGGGGGAAATTTGTCTTCACCGGCGTTGGTCTAGGTTTGCTGATTGGTGTCACCCTCGTCATGGCTGGCGTGTATCGTGGCATGGTAGATGATGGTAAGGCCTTACTAGATAATAGTGGCGCTGATCTCTGGGTGGTACAAAAAGATACGCTGGGCCCTTATGCAGAATCGTCTAGTCTCAATGATGATGTGTATCGTTCGATCCTTAGTATGCCGGGTGTCGCTCAGGCAGCGAATGTGACTTATTTAACCACGCAGGTGCACAAGGGTAATAGCGATGTACGAGCTATGGTGGTTGGCATTGCGCCAAGCGCTTCAGGAGCTACACCTGGATGGCCGCCTTATCTCGTCGCTGGACGCCAAGTTACCCGTGGTCATTACGAAGCAGTAGCCGATATCGCAACTGGCTTTAAACAGGGAGATTCTCTATCGATTCGACGCAATAATTATACTGTTGTGGGGCTAACACGGCGCATGGTGTCGTCTAGTGGTGATCCGATGGTATTCATTCCGCTCAAGGACGCCCAAGAGGCTCAGTTCCTCAAAAATAACGACGCTATTTGGCAAAGTCGGCGGCGTACCGAGGCCAACCCAGCCTTCAATCGTCCTGGTGTACCAGGCTTGTTAGATGCTGTCATTGCCTCACAGAGCACCAACGCCTCCGTCAATGCCGTGCTAGTCACTCTGAAACCCGGCTATGCGCAGAATGAAGTGGCTGAGTCAATCCAGCGCTGGAAGCGGCTGACAGTCTACACTCGAGCACAAATGGAAGAAATTCTGGTTGGCAAGTTAATTGCCACTTCGGCGAAGCAAATAGGTATGTTTCTCGTCATTCTAGCTATCGTTAGCGCAGCGATTGTAGCCTTTATTATCTACTCGTTGACGATGGACAAAATCCGTGAGATTGCGGTATTAAAGCTCATCGGTACTCGCAACCGCACGATTGCAGCGATGATTATGCAGCAGGCACTGGCTTTAGGCGTAATTGGCTTTGTAGTCGGTAAAATCACCGCTACTTTTGCAGCGCCGCTGTTTCCCAAATATGTACTACTTACCCCCATGGACTCTGTGCTCGGGTTTTTTTCTGTGCTCGTAATTTGTGTGCTGGCCAGTATTATCGCCATTCGTATGGCACTCAAGGTCGATCCGGCCGAAGCGATAGGATGA
- a CDS encoding efflux RND transporter periplasmic adaptor subunit: MKKLPLQGRTLALLAVIVPLLALFVYVGLRSGPLAPVSVTVETVKSRAITPSLFGIGTVEARYTYKIGPTFAGRIKNLDVHVGDYVKAGQVLGEMEPVDLDERIRSQESVLKRAQAALVEAEARKVFAEQQLQRYAQLLDVQAVSEESITVKRQDLQVADAALSVAKADIARARSDGEGLIVQKSNLRLIAPVDGVVAVRDADPGTTVVAGQAVVEVIDPQSLWVNVRFDQINASGLAADLPARIALRSRSREVLEGHVLRVELKADEVTEEMLAKVTFDNQPEPLPSLGELAEVTVELPALPAMPLIPNAAVQRQEGKVGVWRITDGDLSFVPVTLGTADLDGYVQVQEGLNDGDQIVIYSQKELKAGSRIKVVDQISGVSP, translated from the coding sequence ATGAAAAAGTTGCCCTTGCAAGGACGCACTTTGGCACTGCTCGCTGTCATCGTTCCATTACTGGCTCTCTTCGTCTACGTCGGTCTCAGATCAGGACCGCTAGCTCCAGTTTCAGTGACAGTAGAAACTGTAAAGTCAAGAGCTATTACTCCCTCCTTATTCGGTATCGGCACGGTGGAGGCACGCTACACTTACAAGATTGGTCCTACATTCGCTGGACGCATTAAAAACTTGGATGTCCATGTAGGTGATTACGTCAAAGCTGGACAAGTACTTGGCGAGATGGAACCAGTTGATCTAGATGAGCGGATTCGTTCTCAGGAGTCTGTATTAAAACGGGCGCAGGCGGCATTAGTCGAAGCAGAAGCTCGGAAAGTCTTTGCAGAACAACAACTGCAACGCTATGCGCAGCTACTTGACGTGCAAGCGGTCAGTGAAGAAAGCATCACCGTAAAACGACAGGACTTACAAGTTGCTGATGCGGCTTTATCCGTTGCCAAGGCTGATATTGCCCGAGCACGCTCCGACGGCGAAGGACTGATAGTACAAAAAAGCAATTTACGCTTGATCGCACCCGTTGATGGGGTCGTCGCTGTGCGGGATGCTGATCCCGGCACGACTGTGGTCGCAGGACAGGCCGTGGTGGAAGTGATTGACCCCCAAAGCTTATGGGTAAATGTGCGCTTCGATCAGATCAATGCATCGGGACTGGCTGCTGATCTACCGGCTCGTATCGCCCTGCGATCACGTAGCAGAGAAGTTTTGGAGGGGCACGTGCTGCGTGTAGAGCTCAAGGCTGACGAAGTCACTGAAGAGATGCTCGCCAAGGTGACATTCGATAATCAACCAGAACCTCTACCTTCATTAGGTGAATTGGCTGAAGTCACGGTTGAGTTGCCTGCGCTTCCAGCTATGCCGTTAATTCCTAACGCTGCCGTTCAACGTCAAGAGGGCAAGGTCGGTGTTTGGCGAATCACAGATGGTGATCTGAGCTTCGTCCCTGTTACACTCGGTACTGCCGATCTTGATGGCTATGTGCAAGTCCAGGAAGGGCTTAATGATGGCGATCAAATCGTAATCTATAGCCAAAAAGAGCTAAAAGCGGGCAGTCGTATTAAAGTGGTCGATCAAATCTCAGGAGTGTCGCCATGA
- a CDS encoding TetR/AcrR family transcriptional regulator, whose product MNPHPKHLPADERRAVTVESVVELAGTQNPSKITTAAIAKHMNLTQGALFRHFPNKESIWQAVMEWVTERLLAKIDRSTKGIESPLAAMEAMFMSHIEFVAEHPGVPRMIFGELQRTEETPAKLMVQTLIKRYSERLHRLIDKGKASGELSSSLDSEAAAVLFIGTIQGLVMQSLLLGDVAHMQRDAPRVFAIYQRGIRSS is encoded by the coding sequence ATGAATCCCCATCCAAAACATCTACCCGCCGATGAACGTCGAGCCGTAACGGTAGAGTCCGTCGTAGAGTTAGCTGGTACGCAAAATCCCAGTAAGATCACGACGGCGGCCATCGCAAAACACATGAATCTGACTCAAGGGGCACTGTTTCGTCACTTCCCAAACAAAGAGTCTATTTGGCAGGCGGTTATGGAATGGGTGACAGAGCGGCTTCTAGCGAAAATAGATCGCTCTACAAAAGGAATCGAATCACCTTTGGCAGCCATGGAGGCGATGTTTATGAGTCATATCGAGTTTGTGGCTGAGCATCCAGGTGTGCCTAGAATGATTTTTGGGGAGCTTCAGCGTACCGAAGAAACCCCCGCTAAGCTTATGGTACAGACTTTGATTAAGCGCTATAGCGAACGTTTACATCGCCTAATCGATAAAGGTAAGGCCAGCGGTGAGCTGTCGTCCTCTCTTGATAGTGAGGCCGCGGCAGTATTGTTCATAGGGACAATCCAAGGTTTGGTAATGCAATCGCTACTGCTGGGTGATGTGGCACACATGCAGCGTGATGCGCCGCGGGTCTTTGCGATCTATCAGCGCGGTATAAGGAGTAGTTAA
- a CDS encoding YceI family protein: protein MSIFSFNPLASSYRQSIAALLLLMIAGIGSGVGSSQAATYHLDPTHTNVRFAIDHFNTSTNTGGFYNLTGQLEYDPSANVGNISLLIPVNSLNTGNKAFDITLKGADFFDTEKYPLAYFKSTKWHFANKKAGAAVTKVEGDLTLRGITNPVVLTATKFNCYFNLLLKKPVCGGDFTTTIDRSQWNLDKYTLLGITEKVDLDIQIEAAKQ, encoded by the coding sequence ATGAGCATTTTTTCATTTAACCCTCTGGCGTCAAGTTATCGCCAATCTATAGCAGCGTTGTTGTTATTAATGATTGCGGGTATCGGTAGCGGTGTTGGTAGTAGTCAGGCTGCTACTTATCATCTTGATCCTACTCATACCAATGTGCGCTTTGCTATCGATCACTTTAATACCTCAACTAACACCGGTGGTTTTTATAATTTAACGGGGCAACTGGAGTATGATCCCAGCGCTAATGTGGGCAATATCTCATTGCTCATTCCTGTCAATAGTTTGAATACTGGCAATAAAGCTTTTGATATCACTCTAAAAGGCGCTGATTTCTTTGATACTGAAAAGTATCCGCTGGCTTATTTTAAATCTACCAAATGGCATTTCGCCAATAAGAAAGCAGGGGCGGCTGTCACCAAGGTTGAAGGGGATCTGACCTTACGTGGTATCACCAATCCGGTAGTATTAACCGCCACCAAGTTCAACTGTTACTTTAACTTATTACTCAAAAAGCCAGTATGCGGCGGCGATTTTACGACCACCATTGATAGAAGTCAGTGGAATCTTGATAAATATACTTTATTAGGCATTACCGAAAAGGTTGATCTAGATATTCAGATTGAGGCGGCGAAGCAGTAG
- a CDS encoding ABC transporter ATP-binding protein has translation MTKTGIHIEGLSKRFGKGDTAVYALKDVNMQVAPGEVVGLIGPSGSGKSTLLKCLGAVIDPSAGRMTLGDEVIYDDGWKVRDLRALRRDKIGFIFQSPYLIPFLDVTDNVALLPMLAGVSNTAARARALELLTALDVHHRAHAMPAQLSGGEQQRVAIARGLVNRPPVILADEPTAALDGERAMTVIRIINEMAQQFETAIIVVTHDEKILPTFKRIYHIRDGVTHEEVGEGRGFDR, from the coding sequence ATGACTAAAACAGGAATACACATCGAAGGCCTAAGCAAACGCTTTGGCAAAGGTGATACGGCTGTCTATGCATTAAAAGACGTAAACATGCAGGTTGCACCAGGTGAAGTTGTCGGCTTGATCGGACCCTCTGGTTCAGGTAAAAGCACGCTGCTTAAGTGCCTTGGTGCGGTGATTGACCCGAGCGCTGGACGGATGACTCTAGGTGATGAAGTGATCTACGACGATGGTTGGAAAGTTCGTGATCTGCGCGCCTTGCGCCGCGATAAAATTGGTTTTATTTTCCAATCGCCGTATCTGATTCCGTTTCTTGATGTTACCGATAATGTGGCTTTGCTACCCATGCTTGCCGGCGTTTCAAATACTGCCGCACGAGCAAGAGCGTTAGAGTTGCTCACGGCTCTTGATGTGCACCACCGTGCTCACGCTATGCCTGCACAGCTCTCAGGTGGCGAGCAACAACGGGTTGCCATTGCCCGCGGATTGGTTAATCGACCACCGGTAATCTTGGCGGATGAACCCACAGCAGCTCTAGATGGCGAGCGCGCTATGACAGTCATTCGCATTATCAATGAGATGGCTCAGCAGTTCGAGACCGCCATCATCGTCGTTACTCATGATGAAAAAATTCTTCCTACTTTCAAGCGCATCTACCACATTCGCGACGGTGTAACCCATGAGGAAGTTGGTGAAGGGAGGGGATTTGATAGATAA